ATTCTAAGCACGTTAGAAGAGAACTCCTCATGAGCTCAGTACTGTGTTGTAAGTTCCAACATAGAAGAATTGTGTGCCTGCTGAGTTGTCATCTTCCTGTAACTCCTTGGATGTgtgatttcatttatttatttatttattggttGATTGATTTTAGAGGAAGGAAGCCCTCAGGTAGCCTTAGGAAGATTACACAGAGGTATTTAATCGTATGCCTTTCTTCCAGCGGTGTTGTGTGACTATCAGTTGACAAGGGTATTTGTTATCAGATGATACTATTTTAAAGAAGAATATGCATGGGATAGTGTCAATTAGAGGAAATTCAGGTATTTCAGGATATCTCTGTGCGATAACACATTTTTCACATACAAAGGGAGCAACCTCTGTTTTAAAGGTGAGAAGTAGATTTTCTGATAGTATAGCCTGAAGGGCAAATAATTCTAGTTGAAAcgcctgcagcactgctctctAAGCTTAAAAATTGGTAACATCTGCATAAATTCAAGTGAAAATATCATGGAAGTAAATGTCAAATGCATGTTTTCTGGCAGTTACTAATTACATTGCTGTAGTATAATACTTTTCTTCTTGTGTGATTTTATTCAGTTTTGGATTTCAATGATCCCTTCAGTACTGAAGTTAAGCCAAGAATCCTGCTCATGGGATTGAGAAGAAGCGGGAAGTCTTCCATTCAGAAAGTTGTCTTTCACAAAATGTCGCCGAATGAGACTCTCTTCTTGGAGAGCACAAACAAGATCTGCAGAGAGGATGTTTCCAACAGCTCCTTTGTCAACTTTCAGATATGGGATTTTCCTGGGCAAATTGACTTCTTTGACCCTACGTTTGATTATGAGATGATTTTCAGAGGCACTGGAGCACTAATATTTGTTATTGATTCTCAGgtaaaaaagaaagggggggcTTTAAgctacttttctcttttcttcctttagcAATAGACAAATGGGTTGGAAAGCATagattttttcaaagcaaataaataatcTGCATCACAAACATATTAAGTCATTAAAACTTGAAGAGTCACTTGGCtatttttaatctctctctgcAGTATGTTCAGAAATTAACTAATTTGCTCTAACATCTCAAGGTTCTTGTTTAGATTCTTAAGTGCTGACAGCATAAGATTGGTGCACATGCTAGATGTAGGCACAGGCTTCTacttataaaaaataaaagaattaggCTTTTGTTAAGCTGTAGTATTATCTAAAAGTAAGTATCATAAAATGTATTATATCTATTTTAAGATCTTTCCTAAGCTGtagctcttctttttccttcattagGATGATTATATGGAAGCATTGGCTCGGCTGCATCTTACTGTGACCAGAGCTTATAAAGTGAATCCAGATATCAACTTTGAAATCTTTATCCATAAAGTAGATGGTTTATCTGATGATCACAAGATTGAAACACAGAGAGATATTCACCAGAGGGCAAATGATGACCTTGCAGATGCTGGATTGGAGAAGATTCATCTCAGGTGAGAAAACCTGCTGTGCTGAGAATCCTAAAGAGGAGAGCAGCTTATTTGACAAGTTAccattttctgttctcttgaaCTAGCAAGCCTTTGATATACGAAGGAAAGGGATAATCAGAGATACTTTAGCTCAGGTCAAATGCAGTGTCTTATTTCTAATTGCTGTCTTGgaaggaaagatggagagatgTGCTTAAAAGCAAATGACAAGTATGCTGGAGTCCTAGCAGTTTCTGCTGCAGCTACTGTTTTGAAATAAGTTACTTGGACAGTGGTAGCAATCAGTAGAGTTCCAGCCAATAGAGTGTATAGGCCACTACATCATTTATGCCTTCTTTGAAACCTCTCTGCCTTTCCAATCACTAGTCCTCACTGCTGCAGCCTGCTTGGAGCCACTTGGGAAGACAGGTCCTGTATCTTTGCCTTATGTCTGCTGATAAAGAGATTATTGTAGCAGAAAAATAGTGGACTTCTGCAGACTGGGAACTAGAGGACATCAAATTGTCATGGCTTCCTTAGCACTTTAAGGCCAAGTacaaacatattaaaaagaGAGACCTGCTCCATGAAAATGCTAGCTCTTTAGAGCTCTTAACTACTTGACTGCATCCCTGCATTGATAAATGGGTTCACAACTTTCAAAAAGTAGATCACAACACACATACTCAATAATACTCTTCTGCTTCAAttggaaaagtattttttgtaAGAATATCAAGGTGGGACTTGCATCATGAAATTCTACACTCAGGTCTAGTTTTTCAGAGTctagggtttggggtttttttctggtataGAGATGGGAAGTCCTGTGCTTCAATTGTAACGTGACATTTGGTCACAGGGAGTAATTGCATAAGTGTAGGCACTTACTGTTTGACAGTATTTCATTTCACTCATATTATGAAAGGTACATCATGTTCACAGTATGTGGCTAAAAGGAAAATGTGgtgacatttttttccagcttttatctGACAAGCATATATGATCATTCTATATTTGAAGCGTTTAGCAAAGTGGTACAGAAACTGATTCCACAGCTCCCAACACTGGAAAACCTGCTTAACATCTTTATTTCAGTAAGTACTTATTATATACTTTGTCTGTAGATCTGGCTATGTCCAACATGCATGTTCAGATACTCTTTTCACTGCCTTCTGAGAGATCATGTGAACTCCCAGAGAAATTATCAGAACTTAGTTAAAATGCACGTACATGCAGCTTGGCCTCACCTCCCTGTCTATTAAACAATGTTGCTGAGCTGCTGCGATATAGTATTTCCTGAATCACATAAAATGGGTACACAGCCATCACTTTTCTGCTCATACATTAATCTGAATATTGTAAAGGTCTGTGCTGCATGCATTTGTTTAAGTTGTACTTAAAATTTGTATGGATAAATTCTTACAGGAACATAATCTAGTCTGACCTCACATGTAGAACTGTCTACAGTGCTTCCTAGAATTAATTCTACTTTGTAGAAGAAGAAAAGTTTCTCATGTCTTGAAATTTTTTAGAGCCCACCACAACTTTCACTGCATAGTTACTCTGAAGGCCAGTTAGGGAGCTTTGTATATTTAGTGGCTTGTTACCACTGCGGAGGCAATGGCTTGCTCCGCTCTTCCTGTATGTCTGatccttcctttcctttgtaCTGGTTCTGACACTCACCTATTCCATCATGGAGTCACTATGACACACACTAATGCACTGTTTAATTTAGTTAAAAGCAGATCATGGAGGAGTCAAACATGCTCTTGTTTTGGCACAAGGTACGAGATGGGAACATGTAGCAATGAGCA
This DNA window, taken from Pseudopipra pipra isolate bDixPip1 chromosome 3, bDixPip1.hap1, whole genome shotgun sequence, encodes the following:
- the RRAGD gene encoding ras-related GTP-binding protein D, with the translated sequence MSQVPRKLPEEEEGDEEEEEEEIVGLAGYADGAESFSDGDAESGGDEAFLDFNDPFSTEVKPRILLMGLRRSGKSSIQKVVFHKMSPNETLFLESTNKICREDVSNSSFVNFQIWDFPGQIDFFDPTFDYEMIFRGTGALIFVIDSQDDYMEALARLHLTVTRAYKVNPDINFEIFIHKVDGLSDDHKIETQRDIHQRANDDLADAGLEKIHLSFYLTSIYDHSIFEAFSKVVQKLIPQLPTLENLLNIFISNSGIEKAFLFDVVSKIYIATDSTPVDMQTYELCCDMIDVVIDISCIYGLKDDGTGTPYDKESMAIIKLNNTTVLYLKEVTKFLALVCFVREESFERKGLIDYNFHCFRKAIQEVFEVRMKVVRSRKHQSHMQKNKRPTPNGTPRMPL